In one Sphingobium sp. MI1205 genomic region, the following are encoded:
- a CDS encoding class I SAM-dependent RNA methyltransferase, whose amino-acid sequence MTLIDTDLVVRIAAKGDGVTADGRHVHLAAPGDRLTANGDLLPGPHHVEPPCIHFSSCGGCELQHVDEESLSAFVTARVTGPLAGQGVKPRTVSLTHISPPRTRRRASLRAAREGRRVTIGFAEAGSHKLIDLAMCEILDARIFALLEPLRTMLPLILPDKRAAHVRMSVIDQGIDLLLEGVRVEGLAADEALRDFAAAWKLARLTIDEGDGQQLRWEPEPVTASFGGVAVGFPPFAFLQATPDGEAALVEFVRRALPAQGAVADLFCGLGTFALAIGEGRPVYAAEGARDLVLSLKLAANRVQRRMVVDHRDLFRRPLTPEELNRFAAVVIDPPRAGAREQVMQLAASRVSVIAYVSCNPASFARDAAHLVAGGYMLESVKPVGQFRWSTHVELAAIFRRP is encoded by the coding sequence GTGACTCTTATCGACACTGATCTCGTCGTCCGCATCGCCGCGAAGGGCGATGGCGTGACCGCCGACGGCCGGCATGTGCATCTTGCCGCGCCGGGGGATCGGCTGACGGCGAACGGTGACCTTCTGCCTGGCCCCCATCATGTCGAGCCGCCCTGCATTCACTTCTCGTCTTGCGGTGGATGCGAACTTCAGCATGTCGATGAGGAGAGCCTTTCAGCGTTCGTCACCGCGCGTGTTACTGGCCCTCTTGCGGGACAGGGCGTGAAGCCTCGGACAGTCTCGCTAACTCACATCTCACCGCCGCGAACTCGAAGGCGGGCGTCGCTGAGGGCTGCGCGTGAGGGGCGGCGTGTCACCATCGGATTCGCAGAGGCGGGTAGCCACAAGCTGATCGATCTGGCCATGTGCGAAATTCTGGACGCGCGCATCTTCGCCTTGCTGGAGCCTCTCCGCACGATGCTGCCGCTGATCCTGCCGGACAAGCGTGCGGCGCATGTGCGCATGTCGGTGATCGACCAGGGCATCGACCTTTTGTTGGAAGGCGTCCGCGTGGAGGGGCTGGCGGCGGACGAAGCGCTGCGGGATTTCGCGGCGGCCTGGAAGCTGGCCCGGCTGACGATCGACGAGGGTGACGGCCAGCAACTGCGCTGGGAGCCTGAACCAGTGACGGCGAGTTTTGGCGGCGTCGCAGTCGGTTTTCCGCCCTTCGCCTTCCTTCAGGCCACGCCGGATGGCGAGGCAGCGCTGGTAGAGTTCGTCCGTCGGGCCTTGCCTGCGCAGGGGGCTGTAGCTGACCTCTTTTGTGGGCTTGGCACCTTTGCGCTGGCGATAGGGGAAGGGCGGCCGGTCTACGCGGCCGAAGGCGCCCGTGACTTGGTCCTGTCACTCAAACTGGCGGCGAACCGGGTGCAACGGCGGATGGTGGTGGATCATCGCGACCTGTTCCGTCGGCCGCTGACGCCAGAAGAACTGAACCGCTTTGCCGCCGTGGTGATCGACCCGCCCCGGGCGGGCGCGCGCGAACAGGTTATGCAGTTGGCGGCGTCAAGGGTGTCCGTGATCGCCTATGTGTCTTGCAACCCGGCGAGCTTTGCGCGGGATGCGGCGCATCTGGTTGCTGGCGGCTATATGCTGGAAAGCGTGAAGCCGGTCGGGCAGTTCCGCTGGTCAACGCATGTGGAACTGGCCGCCATCTTCCGTCGCCCATAA